The following nucleotide sequence is from Tribolium castaneum strain GA2 chromosome 5, icTriCast1.1, whole genome shotgun sequence.
GCTATGACAAAAAATCAACAGGAAGAAGTGCTTTCACTGGATGTCAGTATAGTGTACCTACCTATATGGTGTCAAAACGGATAGCcagcaataaaaatagtaagtgTGAGCTGTGATGTGAGCAAATTTCTACTTAGAACaacatttcaaaaatggcAGTGACGATGCTTTAGAcaaaacttcaaactttaatctagtctgaaaattaaataattcgcacgatcaaaaaataaatagtttgcCATCGAACTCGCCTTTTTGCTTGATTcaccaaattttaattgtcataAGCCATAACCATAACTCTTGATTGATGagcgtaatttttttaaataatttcttaaaaatgtaTGAACCACTTACCTTGTCGAATTTTACAATCAAGATACACTATGAAAcgatatattaaaaaatacaataataaatttaattaatttttctcagAGTATAGGACTATCAAGTGTTGCTCTTAAATTATATTACTAGATAGAtgagtgaacaaaaaaatccttACCCCGACATATTGATGTACACACTCATTTCCACTGACTTATTCAGTTCGGATTGTGTACTGCAAATTCAGCCCTACTTAGTTTACCCGTTCGTTATATTGTTTGTGGTAACCACCAATTAACACtgtcagaaatttttataaaaacctcGGCGTTGGTGACATAATTGTTCATTGAACAGTGCCGTTGAATTACTATGCAACACAAagattttcttattttctcaTGCCTTGATTAAGTAAGCAATAAGCTTATTACAATAAGCGTAAAATCAAGATTAATTTCCTGAAGCAATTTCTTATCTTTTGATCAAGTAGGTGCTCGTACagattttattgttacaatttttttaaattaataattaagattaatttctttgtacaccatgcGTCCTCAAAAACTTTGGAAGAATGGAGTTCGTGTAGAAACCCACATCATAAAATAGAAGATAGATTGTCGTTTTGTTTAAACAAtgtattttgaaacaaataacTGATGGAAGACCTTTAACGCCAATTACTGTGcacaatttattgtaaaaccgAGCAAATGCGAAAGAAAAGAACACCTGCGAGCATAATTGACTCGAGATAAATCGTCGGCACTTCTCAGGACAACACGAAACAATAACCCTTCGTTTGtcgtaacagtttttattatgaaatacGAGTACACTGAAAGTGAATCAATTTTCACTTTCTAATAAGATGTAATACCGTTATGTTTAGATAATAAATCAATATACctgcaattttatttacatcaCTATACCACGGTTATAAATGGTACTTGTTATACGCAGCGCCTTTAGACTTTCTCTTCGTTACCTGCCTTCCTTCTATTaaactgtcaaaaaaatttatacaatgCCTTTCATTATTAATACTCCATTACCATAATGTTTGTTTGGTTCAATTACCTCCACATCCGCTCAATTATCGAAAGGCAGAAAATTTCCCATGAATGGCCATGCGGTGTATTACATTAACGTGTGGCCGGTTTCGTTTATCTATAaagcaattaattacaatttgccACGATTTTATTAGGTAACCAGCGTGTTGGGTTTAAGAAAAACACAAGcaactttttctaaaaatattttattatcttatatttatattaagtacaatataaataaaataaattgatcaCATTTTAGGAATTCTGGCATGGGcctgtaacaaaaaataaagtgtaAAATGGTTAAAAACAAATCAGAAACCCACCTCTTCTGCGATTTTCGTAAGATTCTCAGCCATCCCTTTTCCCGTTTGTTGGACGAGTCCGTAAAATATGCTCTCATTGTTCTGTAAAAGCGCATGTGGATGATCGAATTCAGCAGCTTGCCCAGCCTCCATGACAAGTATTTTGTCCGAGTCCATCACAGTGTGCAGCCTATGAGCTATTGTTAACACGGTGCAATCCTTGAATTTCCTGCGTATCGTCGACTGAATCAGTTCATCGGTTTGCGGATCGACATTAGCGGTAGCTTCATCCAaaaccaatattttattactgcGAACCACAGCCCTGGCCAAGCACAGCAGCTGCCTTTGCCCGACGCTGAAATTCGTTCCGCCTTCCGAAACGTTCGAGTGCAAGCCGGCCGGGAGATCCGAAATCGCGTTCTTTAATTCAACCTCTTCCAAAGCATCCCACAACTCCTCGTCGTTGAATTCGTCAAAAGGGTCCAAATTCTTCCGCAGAGTGCCTGAGAATAAAACGGGCTCTTGGGGGATTATTGATATTTTTGAGCGGAGACATTCCAGAGATATTTGCTTGGTGTCGATGTCGTCAATCAGGATGGCACCATCAATGTCAGCTAGTCGAAACAGAGCTGAGATTAAAGAGGACTTTCCGGCACCTGTCCGCCCCACAATGCCCACTTTTTCGCCAGAATTCACTctgaagtttaattttttaagcacCAAGGGCTCCTCTGGCGCGTATCGCATTGAAACCGAGCGGAATTCGATGACTCCCATTGTGGGCCAACCTTGTGGAGGCTTTTTCGAGGCATCGTCAACCTCCACTGCGACCTCTGTGTACTCGACGACGCGCTCAACGGAAGTCATCTGGTTTTCAAGTTCGCTCCATTGTCGCATTCCCCACTGGAACATCCCCGTCAAAGTTATGGCTTGAGTTATTCCTAAACCGACGTTTCCTCCATAAGTCTCTGCAAAAAACAAccggttattaataatgaatacatttttttaattttcacaaaCTTACCAGTTCCGACAAAAAGGAAACTAAGAGTAACTAAACCAATGTAGATGACGCAGTGTATGTCCAACCAGAAGCCAAAAGTTCTGTTACATCCCAAGAACAGATAAAAGGCCGAGCTGTGGAGATCCTGGTGTTGGTCGAACTCAGCCCGGAGGATTTCTTGAGCACCAAAAGCTCTTATTGTCGTTAACCCTTGCAGGGATGCCGTCATATGTGTGAAAACTGGACTGCGGGctgaaattatttatgaaaaaagttaattgtTGATGTTTTACACTTACTTGTTCCTTCCATCCTCTTGAGATCGCGACTAGTGGCCAAAAATACTATTCGAAATGCGTAAAACAATCCAAATATTATCACACTGGGAATGAGGATCCAGGTGTTTACCGTGGCAATAACAATATTGACAAAAAGAGCGATTAGGCCAATTTGCAAAGTATCGACCACAGTTTGTGGCAGAATCTCGTCAATAGATCCCATATCTTTCGAAAATCTGTTAAGAATCCTTCCAGAAGAATTGGTGTTGAAGAACCTCATAAAAGTATGGACAACTCTTGAAAACATCCAATCGTGCAAATTTCTTGACGCCTTCATACAAAATCTGAAGAAGTTCAAGGACCGTGTCAGGGTCATGACAATGATAAAGATGATCAAAGCAGTGTAAATGTACATGCAGTTCTCCGAAGTAAAAAACAGTTCTCGGAATTCTTCTTTGTAGTACGTGTCGTTAATTTCAGCAGAAGTGAGAATCGTTTCGTTGTTTTTCAACCGGTCTTGCTCCAAGTTCACCCAAAACGACAAGAAATAATCAGTACCACTTGCACCCAACTGTGCCAAAACGAACAGGGATATGCAGATGAAAGAGGAGAAAATGCTTCCGCCCGCTTTCATGTAGCTCTTGTAGATTTTTCCCGACACGTTTCCACTTCCGCGTTGTTCTTTCACCTCCGTTGgcatttctaatttttctaGACTCTTCACAGACTTTGCTTTTTTCACCGAAGCTTTGTTTTCATCGTCGATTTCTTCCTCAGTTTCGCCTTCGAGGAGTTTAAGGAACTCTTCATCGGAGTTTTTCAACTCGCTGTGTGTCCCACTAGCTGCAACTTTTCCATTGTCGAGTAAGTAAATTTTGTTGACTGTTCGGAGATATTGTAGTTGATGTGTGACCAAAACTACGCATTTACTGTTCAAATAACCGGTAATGCAATCTTCGAATAATTGTTTCCCGACGTGAGTGTCAACAGCTGAGAGAGGGTCATCGAGGAGGTAGATGTCGGCTTCTTTGTATATGGCTCGGGCTAAGTTGATACGGGCTTTCTGGCCTCCGCTCAACATCGCCCCTCGTTCCCCAACTATTGTCCTATCGCCATAAGGAAAGAGCGAAAAATCGCGCTCCAAGGCGCAAACCCGCACCACTTCTTTGTACCGTTTCATGTCCATTTTTTGCCCAAATAGGATGTTTTGTTTGATGCTGCCGCCAAACAGCCACGGTTCCTGCGAGGCGTACGAAATTGTCCCCCCAACTTCTAAATTTCCCTGACTCAGTgataattctttcaaaatcacgTGGAGAAGTGTTGTTTTGCCACTTCCAACAGGGCCTACGATTGCCACCAGCTGGTGCGAACCCACACTCAGGGTGATGTTGTTTAAGGTGTAGTCGGTCGCTGTAGTTACCCATTTTACGGACACATTTTCCATTTGAATGCCGACGTTTTGTGGTTTTTCCTGAATCAGAGCAATGGATCCGTTCTTTGCTTTCGTGTGAGTTTCCAACCCATTGAAGAGTTGTTTCCTGGCTTGTAGCTCTTCAGCGGTTAAAAATTTCTCGATTCTTTTCACGGAAACGTTAGTTTCGGCCAAGGTGGTGATAGCTTGTGGCAAAAACATGACTATTGATTGTCTCAAGACGCCGTAATAACAAGTCACGACATAGACGTACTGCGAATGGAGTGTGTTACCCGTTAAAATATACGTTAAAATGCACAGGAAAATCGCAGTTCTGTTTAGGAATATGTTTAGGGAAAGGTTGATCGCGCGGATATAGGAGGCAGCCTTGATTTCTTGTACCTCCAAcctggaaaaaaataattaattagtgttttatgcgaacaagtattgaaaaatttaaataaatatgtataaaGAGTCATACATTTACATACTTCCTAGCCACTTGAACTAATTTTGCAAATGGTTTTTCCCAAGTGTACATTTTAATGACTTGAATACCACAAATGATTTCGTTCATGAGACGCACTCTGTGGTCGGTTTTCAGTGCTGTTCGGAGCCTATAAACTGAAATTCTTTTGGCCAGGTACACTGAAAGTAgcaacaaattattaaacaaaatgaatggGTTTTTTACCGTTTTTTACTTACTCTGAAGAGGTATAAAAAGGCACAAAAAGCCCACGCCAACAAGCGAGGTCAAACCAAGAGTCGTGTACAACAAGTACACCATAACAGCAAGTTGGAACGGAGCCACCCACAGATTATGCAAGTGGATAACACTCATGTCGAAACGGTTAACATCGTTTGACAACAAATTGACCATTTGGCCCACTGTGGTGTCGACCAAAGCACTTTTGCTGAGTCTTAGAGCTTTGCGGTAAATCAGTGAACAACTCGCTACTCGGACTTTCATTCCTAGATGCATTAGACCAAAGACACAAGAGTGGCCTAATAATGCGTTAGCAAAGGACATGGCAACAATCCCCACCGCATAGTACCAAGCGGTGGTTTTGGACATTGTCTCTTGGTTTGGCGTGTAATACTCCATTAATTTTCCAAGAAATAAGGGCTGagacatttttataaaaaattcgaTCACGATAACGTATAGTCCAAGTAGTCCAAACTCCCGTCCAAAAACTTTGATGATAGCCCGCCAGAATGAGGGATTACGGCGGGTACTTTCCTCCTTAATCCAAGCTGCTTCTAAAAGGTCTCCTAATCGTTTTGAATCATGTGCCTTGAGTGGTCCGTAGAGATCTTCCTCGGAAAGGTCTTTTTTGAATCCTTTTACAAACAAGGGTAATGcccaactgtaaaaaatgGCTTTAGATATCGATAATTGTACTGAAATTGGCACTTACCAAAAGAAAACGTTTGATAAAAAACTGGCTTTCTGTTTAGGATGAATTGACTGTTTTGTGGGATTGAGCTGAGATCTTTGTTTGTCCTCCATTGTGGTGGTTCTGGTAAATTAAACatatttgtttagtaaagtgtatttataatttttaagtcaTTCTGATgacaattttgacaatttaacttcaattttggacatttaaaaaGCGTCTTAGGCAAGGCATGTGTCTAGCaagacaattaaaataatttataaatttacttATTCAGCTAATAAAATTGCTTAGGAATGTATTCATTTAAATGAATCCTTAAACAGAATTTACTATTGCACAAGCTGATGAACTAAGGTCAAGAAACTTAAAATGTTCGGAGATAATATAAAACgttgattattaaaaaattattaagatcTAGGTCTGCCATTATCAATATCAGAACAGGTTTAAACCAATACAGTTCTGGTAtgcataattattttctttcctATTGTTTCATTTGAGAAATTTCCAAGGCATCTAATCAGCTAATTgcccaaatttaaaataaaataattgtggtattttaatttaaacaactatGCCGCTCAccaattgaaataatttaaaagtgaTCACAGAAAAAAACTTATGTCATCCGATTTACGTAACATTCACACTCACACCGACCACACTCCTCATCTCATTCGTGACTGAACTCGCGAGCGGAATACAATcgcgaaaaatattttatctttAGTTTACTATACGATTAAATATGTATTAGTTGCGGTCTCCTACCACATGTTATGTTAGTTGATTTTGTCTGTCTTTGTTCAGCGTgcgatttaattttaggaTGTTTAGCTCGATGTTAAATTTACTGGTTGGTAGAAATGGTTTTTAACTAAACTATTTTatgattcaaattaaaaaataaataaaattaaaagctaTGCACGTGGGTCACTACTTTTGCAAATGGATAATGGATATAAAGTAATATGTCAATATGTTCAatgttttgaagttttttttttttaataaaaattgaaataggaAAACTTTCAGATGTATTAACTCCCAAAATggaaatttggaaattttgtgTGTAAAAACCAGATcgctaaaatttaatttatgacAAAATCGCACCTActaattagttattaaaaaCGAAGATGTGAATATAAATTTGACATTTTCTTATCTGaaaatcaatcaaaattaTAACTTCGCTCTCATCTACATAAAACAATGAAGCGATAACAGTTCTCAAAAAGATCTTtagaaacaatttaaatacaCTTATTAATGAAGTAATCTCAGGATACGATAACAGGATACGAGTTATGCTTGATTGCAATCTGCTGATCACAATAAATACACAATGAGAAACAGATGTCAAGATATCTGATGCAAAATTCAATGACGATAAAAGAAATcaagtttcatttttaaccTTTAAACTTTAGAGGCATAATGATAATCGCAAGTCTTCACTAATttgcaaagaaaaaaaatttagttaatcACCCGACAAAACTcgcattaattaaataatcaaataaatttgtaatgcaataattgtaattttgttcCTGAATTTGTTTGGGTATAGGAATGGATGCATCGCAGTAAAACCTTTGCTGTAGGTAcaacatttttgtaattatagaCGTTataaagaaaatcattattgcAATAATAAAAACCATTACAATATTACTTTATTGAATAAAGATTTATATCATATACCTAAGTGATTTACTGATTGTCTATTGATTGTCTATTGAAACAAAACTATGCGAATAAAGTGACTTTGCCCACTCACACTTTGACTGCAGTATTGTGTTTGTAGTGTCTAGTATTTGCCTCAGCAGATTTTTTAGTAGATTATAGACAAGTATACTCGTAATATGTATGGCCAAGGTTAGATTATTCTCTTAAGAATTCAAggctacattttttaaaaccatTAAGTACAgtcttgtgatttttttgcagttattagaaaagaaaaatgaagtttcaagcaaatttatgttcattgttaaaaatgtaacttcaaagtatgttttttaatataaattttttttatttattcccaaaaaaaaattaaaatagatttttgaaaatataacaaaagTAGTTTGTCATGCTTATTCTAAATTTTCGACGTTATCCCTAAgagtttaaagtaaattaaattttaaattttatatgtcaaagcaaataaaagtaatacTGAGCAAatacttcagtgactttaagtaattgttccatttaaaatacactctACAAATACACTTTTTTATCACCTACATTATTTAACTTGAATGTTGAGATAATGATtccacaattttaaaatgccctGACGAATTAATGGACCATCACAACGCAAACGTTACAAAGATTAGTTCTTTATACATctcaaaaaagtcaaattttaaGATTGAACTAAATTGGGAATGGTTAACAAAAAGGAACTGTTCACACGTATGTTGTTCAGAATAAAtggtttcttttttctttacagtTAGATGATGAtactaaactaaactaaaccaAATATAACTGGAACTGGAACcgtacattattattattccagCGATCGCTTCAAACAATTAGGTACtacattttacaaattaacGCATCGTTGCTGCTCCTATGCTCAAACAAACTTACCTGTTTTAAACAACTTTagataaatacaaaatatttttttaaaacttgacAGTAGTTGTTATAGTTAACCAgtctactaaaaataaagaccAGACATCATTTATTATAACGCTCATTGACTGCTACAATTAATACACATGTAATCTTGTGCAACGCTCTGTAACAATAACACGACATACATAAATTGATAAACAGAATAATTGTTACTGAAACATACATTTATAAGATGTTATTAGATATTATACTTCTATTAAACTTCTAGTTAGAAATATTTTGGTTAAATAATCATTTTCTTTGGTCGATCGTATTGTTGAAGTGTACAGTATAAGTTACTCGTACACCAGAGAttgttcattaaaaaattaatttaaatttattaattgttaattgatatAAACTTAAGCCACAATAATTGATGACCTCTATTTAATGACGACACCGTGAGTATACGTTCGTCTTGGTATCCGCACTatgtgatttttaatttatcagtTTATCATATCAGGCACAGTAGTCGGGTTGTTACGCAAGCATAATAACTAATGGTAATGAGTTGTTTTCAAATATCTATTATATGTAACATTTAAAATACCtactgataaaaaataattacattttcaatgaatttatgaGCCTGATAAGTAAAAATCATATTGATTAAACTATTCTCATTACTGCTACCTTTAATCACGCCCTTAATAAAACGTGCCATGTGCATTATTTAAGAACACTTAACTAAGTAAGTTTCCAAATCGACTTTTCTCT
It contains:
- the LOC657184 gene encoding probable multidrug resistance-associated protein lethal(2)03659, which codes for MEDKQRSQLNPTKQSIHPKQKASFLSNVFFCWALPLFVKGFKKDLSEEDLYGPLKAHDSKRLGDLLEAAWIKEESTRRNPSFWRAIIKVFGREFGLLGLYVIVIEFFIKMSQPLFLGKLMEYYTPNQETMSKTTAWYYAVGIVAMSFANALLGHSCVFGLMHLGMKVRVASCSLIYRKALRLSKSALVDTTVGQMVNLLSNDVNRFDMSVIHLHNLWVAPFQLAVMVYLLYTTLGLTSLVGVGFLCLFIPLQMYLAKRISVYRLRTALKTDHRVRLMNEIICGIQVIKMYTWEKPFAKLVQVARKLEVQEIKAASYIRAINLSLNIFLNRTAIFLCILTYILTGNTLHSQYVYVVTCYYGVLRQSIVMFLPQAITTLAETNVSVKRIEKFLTAEELQARKQLFNGLETHTKAKNGSIALIQEKPQNVGIQMENVSVKWVTTATDYTLNNITLSVGSHQLVAIVGPVGSGKTTLLHVILKELSLSQGNLEVGGTISYASQEPWLFGGSIKQNILFGQKMDMKRYKEVVRVCALERDFSLFPYGDRTIVGERGAMLSGGQKARINLARAIYKEADIYLLDDPLSAVDTHVGKQLFEDCITGYLNSKCVVLVTHQLQYLRTVNKIYLLDNGKVAASGTHSELKNSDEEFLKLLEGETEEEIDDENKASVKKAKSVKSLEKLEMPTEVKEQRGSGNVSGKIYKSYMKAGGSIFSSFICISLFVLAQLGASGTDYFLSFWVNLEQDRLKNNETILTSAEINDTYYKEEFRELFFTSENCMYIYTALIIFIIVMTLTRSLNFFRFCMKASRNLHDWMFSRVVHTFMRFFNTNSSGRILNRFSKDMGSIDEILPQTVVDTLQIGLIALFVNIVIATVNTWILIPSVIIFGLFYAFRIVFLATSRDLKRMEGTTRSPVFTHMTASLQGLTTIRAFGAQEILRAEFDQHQDLHSSAFYLFLGCNRTFGFWLDIHCVIYIGLVTLSFLFVGTETYGGNVGLGITQAITLTGMFQWGMRQWSELENQMTSVERVVEYTEVAVEVDDASKKPPQGWPTMGVIEFRSVSMRYAPEEPLVLKKLNFRVNSGEKVGIVGRTGAGKSSLISALFRLADIDGAILIDDIDTKQISLECLRSKISIIPQEPVLFSGTLRKNLDPFDEFNDEELWDALEEVELKNAISDLPAGLHSNVSEGGTNFSVGQRQLLCLARAVVRSNKILVLDEATANVDPQTDELIQSTIRRKFKDCTVLTIAHRLHTVMDSDKILVMEAGQAAEFDHPHALLQNNESIFYGLVQQTGKGMAENLTKIAEEAHARIPKM